In Notolabrus celidotus isolate fNotCel1 chromosome 22, fNotCel1.pri, whole genome shotgun sequence, the genomic stretch caacatttcagtttttacaatGACCAAAAGTCTCAGAAATAACTATATCAATTGTAATTATTCTTCTTTACCCGGTCACAAGCTTCTTGATCTTTTTCTTTCCTATCTAGATCCTGTTCCAACTTTTTCGTAGACCTCATCCCTTGAATTTCCATCTCTTCTTTTACTTTGGACTGTCTGATGCAACTGCTTTTTGATTTCCTTCACAAAGCATGCCAAACCATTTCCCCTGAGACTtctagctaaaaaaaaatatttacataaCTCTGTatacgttttgtttttttggtttgaGTGTATTAAATTTACATATTcttaattgttgttgttgtaagtgtatttactttatatatatattgtaaatGTTGTCCTGTCTTCTGTATGCATGGtatgttttatcttatttaatgtgtcttcactTGATTTATATGTGCTACTGTCTTCTACTTCCTGTATATGAACACCTGTGCTCttgaataattaattaaataaataaataaaatttaaaaagcatGCAAAAGTGgaattttttcagtttttatcaataaaataaaagcttgcaCAAGATTTAAGAGAGAATAAATGCTTCGTCTAGGTTGTCTTTGATCATTTCTCATTTGAAATAGGTCAATTCTGCAAAAACTTCCTCTAAATATTGTTATCAATACTGGAATCTTGAATGTCGACACATGTTTTGAAATACAACAAACTTCAGGTCCTCATTTCCTCTTCATGCAAAAAGAATGTTacttataggagctttaaggCCAAGTTTCTGAGTGTAGGTTCTGCTCTTATGTGccttttttaaagacataagGATGCATGCAGTGACATGATATAAAACACCTGCAGCAAAcacagaaggaggagaaagtATAGCAATTTTTCTTTATTACAATTTTTCGTCTCTTATTTTCAATCAGGTGAAGAAAAATACCTTTTTTTGTTCagtataataaaatatgttaactttattcattttatgaagaaaaacaatgacaacaagaaaataaaaacaggaacaaacattttctctctccctctttgtaaACCTGGAGAGCTGCTGCATTGCGTGGGAAGCAAATACAACGAAGACAGAGTGTGAGGGAGCGGGAGgccggagaggaggaggaggaggaggaggaggaggaggaagaggaggagcaggagcaggaggagcaggaggaggacaaaAAGATAAGGCCAGAGACATACAAAAAATGAGCGTAGTAGGACAGAGTGTGGTGACGGGGCGGTCGGAGGACGTGGCGGTGATCAGAGCAGGTAGGCTGGTGGTCCCGGGTCAGGACAACTGACAGAGAGTTCAGAGGTCGCTCTCTCCGTACAGAGCGGTGGAGAACGACATGTAGTCGAGGGCTCCGGGCACGCCGTCCGGCCCGGTGTAGGGCGCCATGCGGGCCATGCAGTACTCCGCCTGGTCTGGAGGAAGCTCCCGACGCAGCTCCTCGGCTAAAATGTAGTTCTGTGGAAGATGAGGAGAATACATCAGATTAAAGGAGCAGAACTAAAGACAGAAATACTTAAACCAATCTAAAGAACAATGTTAACATTTATTATTACATCATATGTTATAATAACGgcgtccacaagggggcagaaCTCAAACACAGTCATTGAACAATCACTCAAGAGCTAAAGGATGCAGCTGCTGTCCAGTCGTCAGATCATTGATGTTAAATCAGAGACATAATTATTAACAGAGTTAGAAAGGGAGCAGagttggggtgctggtggcctagcggtctaagcgccccacatatagaggtgtcctcgtcgcaggggttgccggttcgattcccggctggtcgaccatttcctgcatgtcttcccccctctctgctccccacatttcctgtctctcttcgctatcctatcaaataaaggcaaaaagcccaaaaaatataactttaaaaaaaaaaaaagaaagggagcaGAGTTCATGTCTGGTGTGTCAAGCCTTAAACATGTTacatccatttgtaacatttgtatatatcttgaATTTGTAAATTTTCAtagtatctttatttatctattttattttgactaATTTAAACTTGTTCtcgattgtacttatgtctgggtttcTGCAACAACTGAGTTTCtctgtattcttttttattccttcctaCTTttatctttcattccttccttccttatttctctttctcctttcctttcattccttctctctttttcattaatttttcctttctttctttctttccatgttttttcaTCTTAGACCACTAGACCACCAACACcccattcttttttatttaaaaaaaaaaagaaaaaaaattctgtgtttctatttctattttcttcTTGAAATTTTTGGGCATGCAAGAAACATTGTTGGGCTGCAGGAGCTGGgtaataaatacagaaaaacatcaaaaaaattacaaaaaataacttaaaatatctgaaaacaaactaaataagAGTAAATTGTAAAAGCtgcaaaataatattaattttgTGGGTTTTATTGCAgagattttgagttttatttttcattattatgtGAGAAATATGTTCAGGGAAAATGTGGGATTTCTTTTCTTGTGAATctaatacttttttaaattttatttaattttaaaattatttgtatttttcaaaaagcaTGTTGAATCACAGTTTAATTTGAATCTAAAACTTTTACCTCagagaatattttaatttattttcctgtaactttgatcacaaaaaaatcagACATTTTACTGCCTTTtatgtcgtctctgatgaacatttctttcctatatatattcttgttaaattcttgttctgtacaccttcttgtttgctgctgtcaatcaatcaatcaatcagactttatttataaagcgcttttcatacaatgacattgtaacacaaagtgctgtacaagaaaaacagcttaaaatagaataaattaagatcccagccccagccccgaccccgaacccaccccataatcctaaggctaacaacacaatatgcaacaatagtaataaaaacactaaaataaataaaataaaaataaataaataaataaaaataaaaataaaaatttgctgaacgaactgaggaaacgctctcatgtcatcttaatgaggaaacactggaggtaaaataagatgttaaaactcaaaacaggaaattaaaatcaccaaagtaaaatacatttctaagataataaaagactaaaatattaaaccattaaaagaaaatcagatgtgagacttaaaataaataaataagtagaataaaagtgactaaatttgaaatagataataaataaataaatagataaaactgttaagaataaaaataaaacttagttaaaagctagactaaaaaggtaggtcttgagtttgcctttaaaaatatttatgctctgggcagccctcagatcctcaggcagggtgttccacagacgtgggccgtaataataaaaagctgcctccccgtgggtcttagtttttacttttggtaacattaaaagtccactacctgaagacctgctgtaactccatgaatttccccattgcaggatgaataaaggagtatcttatcttgtatcttatcttatctctacAGGCtctgaatttatttatatatttatgtgttCATCTTTTCTCTACAATAATCCCTTCATGTTGCCTTATTGTCCAAACTTGCCCGGTCTACGTCCCAAACCTCCTTCCCTGCTTCATTCCAGTTTTTGatgacaactttaaaaaaagtctcGTACCTTATCTCCCGCCAGCACTTTGAAGGACGCCATGACTTGGTCGGCCGTGTCCGTGTCGGCCGTCTCGCGGGACATGAAGTCGATGAAGGCCTGGAAGGTGACGATGCCCATCCGGTTTGGATCCACGATGCTCATGATGCGGGAGAACTCGTTCTCACCCTGAGGGCAACAGAGACTGTGATGCTCAACACACAGAGACTTTCTGCACACAGAGACCTGACTGATAACTTCTGGATGATCTCAGATACACAGGCATTAAAAGTTAATTAAATAAAGGTAACATTTATCCATTACCAGCTCCAGCTCGTCTCTTTAATCACACAATCAAACGTTCATACTTGAGGAGGGCTCATGGGTTTACCAGGTTGTAACCAACGGAGATAAGGCAGGTTTTGAAGTCTTCAGCATCCATGATTCCTGATCTCTTCTACAAGGTCAAACGaaaccaggaggaggagaggagggaggtggagcggagggatagaggaggagaaacaTCGGAAGAAGAATACAGGatgaacaaagagaggagagttaagGAGGATAGCCGCAAAAATCCAGGATGTGGACGTTGCAAAGTGTGAAATCACACGGGGGGACGTGGAGGAGGAAGGATCAGAGTTAAAGGAGGGATCAGAGGGAGGACGGGGGGGAGGAGtacaaaaagaacacaaagagagaagttAAACTCTCGCAGCGCGGTGCGGCTACGACAGAGTACCTGTGCGTCGTTGGCGATATCGAAGCCCAGGCTGATCAGGCAGGCCTTGAACTCCTCGGCGCCCAGAGTGCCCGAGTGGTCCTGGGGGGGCGGGGACGCCAGCGCCAGGCGAGGTGTCGGGGAGGGCCATGCAGCAACACATACAGCCGTGTCAGTGACGGGGGAGGGGGGTGAGGTGGTGGTgtaggaggtggaggtggatggagggggtgcACCATGCACaaggggaggaagtggaggtgtgggggggggggggtgggagtgatgggaggagggagggagtcatgcaggagacagagaagagagaacaCAGTGCATATTGATTAGGGAGGTGAACACTCTGCTGGGTGAGGGCATTCAGAGGCGTTAATGTGCAGCCAGACTGCAGCGCCGTGTGCTCGGGTTATTCATCGTCAACGCCACAGAGTACAGGAGGCACCAAAACTCctcacacatcatcacaaacagGGACGCTTCTACCAAGACCTCACGCTGGATCCTGTCTGAGGCGGACTGTAGactaaagcatcaaattaaagttaaataagAAATAACTCTTTTATTCTCTAAAGACAGATTTACCCTCAGATCAATACACCTCTCTGAAAGCCGTCCTCCTAATGAAACATGACAGAAAAGCCCGAGTCCAGGTCCACATTCGGATCCCGGCTCGCTCTGATTGTTCACCTGAGGTATTGATTAACGATAGGCCAGCTCTGGAAAAATGCATGAGCTAATGGAGGAGTCAGCAGGAGAGCCGGGGCGAGGAGGGGAACGGGGAGCTAAATAAAAACTCGTCCATAATTGGTGCTGTTCCTGACACATTGAGCCTCAGTGTAAACATGGAGCTGTGGAGgcggagggagggggggggcggTTTTATAGAAACAGCCTTCAATGGAGAGAGGCTTTGTAGCCACCTATGGTATAAACTCAgatcctctctcctgtcctcgtTCAGCTTACATTGACCTCACAGTGAAGTCATATTCACTTAAAGCTTCTTAAACTGACTTTATGAAGAACTTTAACACTCTGCAGTAACAGCTTCTGTGTCTCATACTTTTACAGAACATGTGCAATAAGGCTCATGAGGAACAAAGTATGTTAGTTGTTTCTTGGTATAAGCTTCTCcgtatgaataaatgaataaactcCAACTTCTCCTGAAACAACTGGACGCTACAACAATCCAAACAGCTGACTGTGACCGAGCAGAGCGCCTCCTACGCcggctctcctctcctcctcctcctgctgctgctgctgctttgtgtcTGCACTGCGACTCGTTTCGAGTACTGACCCTGTCGAAGTGGTTGAAAGAAGCTCGGAACTCATTGAGCTGCTCCTGGCTGATGCCTTTGGCGTCTCGCGTCAAGATCTGGTTCTCGATTTCATTGATGGTGCGGGCGATGGTGGTGAGTAGCTGCTCCCAGCCCACACGGatgtgctgcagaggagagagagagagggatggatgaaGAATCATTAGTCTGGATTTCTCTCTGAACAATCAGGTAGCTTCACTCTGGAGATACAGCCAACAAACGTTTAGATGACTCAACATATTTTGCACAAACAAATCATCAAATTTGGCCTCTGCAGATGAATTGTGTTCTCCTTTCTTCACCGACTGTCTTACAGAGAAGCTAattccaacacaaacacacacgcccacacactcactctgaAAACTGGTGAGCAGGATTTTAATAACAGGATTAATATGAGTTGTTTTGGGCAATGAGGACAACACTGAGCAGAAAGGGCGGTGAGAGTTTTCCAGATTGAATGTAACGTCTCTAAACGTTCTGCTACTCTACGCCTAACAACAACCACtacattaaaatgcataaaCCATCCTCTCTCCCAGCTGGTGTTTACCTCCATGGTGTAGTTGGTGTGCTTGTTGTCGAAGATGAGAGCTTCCTGAATGAGCTGGTGGTCTCCCTCCAGCTGGTCGATCTTTGGCTTGTAGTTGACGATGCTCTTCTCGTACTGGCGGAGGTGCGTCAGCTGATCCTCCAGGGTGCCGTGCATCTCGATGGAGATGCGCCCGATTTCCTGCAgcaggacacacaaacacaaacacagttcatAACAccctttaaaataactttacccctgaactatgtgcgtttggaccggtggactctaaatttagttcaggggtagataacctcccccctaaaaagcccctgctagagggagtagtacttttcaaaggtcccggggctttcagggggaaagcaatgctgaacgtgtctgattggtagattaacctcagtgtttttattccgccctccgtccacaataacatcacacacatctgtgattctcttgatttctctttctttcattagtttttatttgttctatcttttttgtatgtgtgtgtacttttcaaaagaagaagctgtgattctctgggtcaacttttttgccaacttttttttttcattttgtttttgccccaaagaaaatttaaaaaaaaattcaattttttttttttcaaatttttctttttcaaaaatttttttttcaaaaatttttttttcaattttttttttttttcaaaaattttttttcaaagttttctggtcaattttctttttcaaattttcttttgtcaaaattttttttttcaaaatttttttggtcaaatttttccaaaaaccattcacagtcatttttttttctctttatgtcattagtttttatttgttctatcttttttgtatgtgtgtgtacttttcaaaagaagaagctgtgattctcttgatttagcagcttgtaacagtagtcttctctcagcccaccgtgaatgcgtctctcctcccggtgttccgcttttaaaagtgaccctgtaaactggagaccttcagctgaacgtgtcagtgttagtggagtttacacagctgttgaaacacagagggagttcctgggaatgcaaactagtttagtttttattaagatttcaaaatatcctcatcagatatttaatgatggtctaaagacgtttatgagggatgcatccg encodes the following:
- the LOC117806284 gene encoding alpha-actinin-1-like — its product is MEGAMEDLQDTFIVHTIEEIQGLSTAHEQFKATLPEADKERQAILGIHNEIAKIVQTYHVNMAGTNPYTAINPQEINGKWDKVRQLVPQRDQALIEEHARQQNNERLRRQFANQANVIGPWIQTKMEEIGRISIEMHGTLEDQLTHLRQYEKSIVNYKPKIDQLEGDHQLIQEALIFDNKHTNYTMEHIRVGWEQLLTTIARTINEIENQILTRDAKGISQEQLNEFRASFNHFDRDHSGTLGAEEFKACLISLGFDIANDAQGENEFSRIMSIVDPNRMGIVTFQAFIDFMSRETADTDTADQVMASFKVLAGDKNYILAEELRRELPPDQAEYCMARMAPYTGPDGVPGALDYMSFSTALYGESDL